TGACAGTTAAAATGCACGCCGTAGCGCACCTGTCGTTTGAGTGAGAGTACCCCTGCTTGAAATCTTATGCAACTCGCTGAAAAGATGCGATCTAGCTACCCAACAAAGGGGCCAATCCGGCGGAACTTCTCGTAACGTTGGGCTACAAGGTCCTTAACCGTTAATTTCGAGAGTGGATCGAGGTTTCTAACCAGGGCGGCCCGTAGTATTTCAGCCGCCTCCTTGTGGTTGCTATGCGCTCCACCGCTTGGCTCAGGAACTATCTCATCTATCAGGTTAAGCCGTTTAAGGTCCTGTGCTGTAACGTTCAGGGCCTCTGCTGCCAGGGATGCCTGCTCAGTAGAGACCTCTGCCTTACCAGCCGAGTGCCAGAGGATCGATGCACAACCCTCAGGGGTAATAACGGAATAGCACGCATTCTCAAGCATCAGGATACGGTCGGAAACTCCGAGTGCCAGCGCTCCGCCGCTGCCCCCCTCTCCGATTACGACGCTTATAATTGGAACTGTAAGCTCAGAGAGTTCGGCTAAATTACGGGCGATCGCTTCAGCCTGGCCACGCTCTTCGGCCTCAAGGCCTGGGAAAGCACCCTGCGTATCGATAAAGGTGAACAGGGGTAAACCGAACTTCTCAGCCATCCGGAAGAGCCTGAGAGCCTTACGATACCCCTCAGGATTAGCCATGCCGAAGTTTCGTTTCAGCCGCTCTGCGGTAGTGCGTCCCCGTTGGTGTCCGATAATCATGATCGGAACCTCTCCCAGACGGGCGGTCCCGCCTACTATAGCTGGGTCGTCCCTAAAGAGTCTGTCACCGTGCAGTTCGATAAAATCAGAAAATATGAATTTGATATAATCGAGGGTAAATGGTCGATCGAAGTGTCTAGAGAGCTGTACCCGCTGATATGGGGTCAACTTGCTGTAGATCTCCTTTCTTATCTTTGAGACCTTAGTCTCAAGCGCTGCGTACTCGGCTCGCCGCGACTGGTTACCGCTGGCTAACTCATCCTTTAAACGCTCAAGTTGATACTCAAGCTCTACCAATGGTCGTTCAAAATCGAGCGGATGTTCAATCGGACTCATGCGTGTACACCTTTAACGATAACAGATCTTCCAAGGTCGGATCATTCCACAACTAGGCGCT
This genomic interval from Pseudomonadota bacterium contains the following:
- a CDS encoding acetyl-CoA carboxylase carboxyltransferase subunit alpha is translated as MSPIEHPLDFERPLVELEYQLERLKDELASGNQSRRAEYAALETKVSKIRKEIYSKLTPYQRVQLSRHFDRPFTLDYIKFIFSDFIELHGDRLFRDDPAIVGGTARLGEVPIMIIGHQRGRTTAERLKRNFGMANPEGYRKALRLFRMAEKFGLPLFTFIDTQGAFPGLEAEERGQAEAIARNLAELSELTVPIISVVIGEGGSGGALALGVSDRILMLENACYSVITPEGCASILWHSAGKAEVSTEQASLAAEALNVTAQDLKRLNLIDEIVPEPSGGAHSNHKEAAEILRAALVRNLDPLSKLTVKDLVAQRYEKFRRIGPFVG